One window from the genome of Marinobacter sp. LV10R510-11A encodes:
- a CDS encoding acetyl-CoA hydrolase/transferase C-terminal domain-containing protein: MTVNGRQRLSDTERCVDEVIRRVGKTITLGLPLGLGKPVRFVNALYQRAKDDPEINLHIFTALSLLAPAGSSSLEKRFMAPFAERLYGDIPELHYARDVLKNRLPPNVQVSEFFFKAGSYLNNRSQQQNYVSTNYTHAVRDLVDLGVNVVAQMVSPGELHDAPGMVSLSCNPDLSLDLLPRLREREAAGTPVAIVGEINRQLPWFGRDAAIPEDQFDVMFEHQASEYPLFSAPQMAISPADHLIGFYASTLLKDGGTLQLGIGSLGAALVHSAFLRHKHNDSWRAIFDHLKVAEHFPLAEKVGGTGAFEKGLYGCSEMMVDGFLYLMEAGILRREVHDHADLQILINNGDIGELVSLETLDVLRREGLIDSPMRARDVAWLTQYGILCDAVEFKGGRLRIGERSLDADLDDPEAREAIAALALGERLTGGVAMHGGFYVGPQQFYQSLRELSDADRDLICMTSVSFINHLYDHRFGNQRLKAAQRIHSRFINTAMMYTLSGAAISDGLEDGRVISGVGGQYNFVAMAHELPDARSIITLRSTRETKGAVVSNIVFNYGHCTIPRHLRDVVITEYGIADLRGQPDEQVYLRLIRIADSSFQQGLLAQAQRAGKVDATFRLPASWRNNTPASITKAFAAAGGQDWFPAFPFGRDFTDQELVLGKALSKLKSETATRRGKVWALLQAIRAKDDEGRFTELLKRMGLNQPSGLREKLDQRLVIHGLQLTENPPDTGNSKA; the protein is encoded by the coding sequence ATGACGGTAAATGGCAGGCAGCGCCTGAGCGACACAGAACGTTGCGTGGATGAAGTCATCCGTCGGGTAGGTAAGACAATTACGCTGGGGCTGCCCCTGGGCTTGGGAAAACCCGTCCGCTTCGTTAACGCGCTTTATCAGAGGGCCAAGGACGATCCGGAGATAAATCTGCACATATTCACGGCGCTCTCACTGTTGGCACCCGCCGGAAGCTCTTCATTGGAAAAACGTTTTATGGCCCCGTTCGCGGAACGTCTTTACGGCGACATTCCAGAGCTACACTATGCTCGGGATGTTTTAAAGAACCGCCTGCCCCCAAATGTTCAGGTGTCGGAGTTTTTCTTCAAGGCGGGTAGTTACCTTAATAACCGCAGTCAACAACAGAACTACGTATCCACCAACTATACCCATGCCGTTCGTGATCTTGTGGATCTGGGGGTTAATGTGGTGGCACAAATGGTATCGCCGGGCGAACTGCACGATGCACCTGGCATGGTAAGCCTGAGCTGCAACCCGGACCTGAGCCTCGACCTGCTGCCGCGGCTGCGGGAGCGAGAGGCGGCAGGGACTCCCGTGGCGATCGTGGGCGAAATCAATCGCCAGTTGCCCTGGTTCGGTCGCGATGCTGCTATCCCTGAAGATCAGTTTGATGTGATGTTTGAGCATCAGGCTTCGGAATACCCGCTGTTTTCTGCGCCTCAGATGGCCATTAGCCCAGCAGATCACCTGATTGGATTTTATGCCAGTACTTTACTGAAAGATGGCGGCACGCTGCAGTTGGGCATAGGTTCGCTGGGGGCGGCGCTTGTGCATAGCGCTTTTCTGCGCCATAAACATAATGATTCCTGGCGGGCTATTTTTGACCACTTGAAGGTTGCCGAGCACTTCCCTCTGGCAGAAAAAGTAGGTGGAACCGGAGCGTTTGAAAAAGGCCTTTACGGTTGCAGTGAGATGATGGTCGACGGCTTTTTGTACCTTATGGAGGCGGGCATTCTCCGGCGCGAGGTGCATGATCACGCCGATCTGCAAATACTGATTAATAACGGCGATATTGGTGAGTTGGTTTCCCTTGAGACCCTGGATGTACTGCGGCGGGAGGGGCTTATTGATTCACCCATGCGGGCCCGGGATGTGGCTTGGCTAACGCAGTACGGCATTCTTTGTGATGCGGTTGAGTTCAAGGGTGGCCGGTTACGGATTGGTGAGCGCTCACTGGATGCCGATCTGGATGATCCAGAGGCGAGAGAGGCGATTGCGGCCTTGGCGCTCGGGGAGCGGCTCACTGGCGGCGTGGCCATGCACGGCGGCTTTTACGTGGGCCCTCAGCAGTTCTACCAATCACTGCGAGAGCTTTCAGATGCCGATCGTGATCTTATCTGCATGACCAGTGTCAGCTTTATCAACCATCTCTACGATCATCGTTTCGGTAATCAGCGCTTAAAAGCGGCGCAGCGGATACACAGCCGGTTTATCAACACAGCCATGATGTACACGCTCAGCGGTGCAGCAATTTCCGATGGGCTTGAGGATGGCCGGGTAATAAGCGGCGTGGGCGGTCAGTACAATTTCGTTGCCATGGCCCATGAGTTGCCCGATGCCCGGTCCATTATTACCTTGCGCAGTACGCGGGAAACTAAGGGCGCGGTGGTGTCGAACATTGTGTTCAATTACGGCCATTGCACAATACCCCGCCATTTGCGGGATGTTGTGATCACCGAATACGGAATCGCAGATCTGCGCGGCCAGCCAGATGAGCAGGTATACCTGCGCTTAATCCGTATCGCAGACTCCAGCTTTCAGCAAGGCCTGCTTGCTCAAGCACAGAGAGCCGGTAAGGTGGACGCGACGTTCCGGTTGCCGGCTAGCTGGCGCAACAACACGCCAGCTAGTATCACCAAGGCGTTTGCAGCGGCGGGCGGTCAAGACTGGTTTCCAGCGTTTCCCTTTGGGCGAGATTTTACAGACCAAGAGCTGGTGCTGGGCAAAGCCTTGAGCAAACTCAAGTCTGAAACGGCTACCCGCCGTGGTAAGGTATGGGCCCTCTTGCAGGCCATTCGAGCCAAAGATGACGAGGGCCGTTTTACCGAACTGCTGAAACGAATGGGCCTGAACCAACCCTCAGGGTTGCGAGAAAAACTGGATCAGCGTCTGGTGATTCATGGCCTGCAACTGACAGAAAATCCACCGGATACAGGAAACTCGAAAGCCTGA
- the dinB gene encoding DNA polymerase IV: protein MPQRKIIHVDCDCFYAAVEMRDDPTLREVPLAVGGEGSRGVVTTCNYKARAFGVRSAMPGSEARRLCPGLVTVPPDMARYRVASQKVMGILRELTDLVEPLSLDEAFLDVSDITDHKGSATLMARYLRERVEKEVGITISAGVAPNKFLAKIASDWRKPDGLFVVKPDEVDDFVRELKVEKLFGVGQVTAGKLHALGVQTCGDLQALGVEVLIERFGKQGYRLHEMAHGRDERSVVVSRIAKSLSLERTFSQDLPDMAACETVLVSLAADLNLRLTRKAREKPIHKLFIKIRYSDFSTHTLERVRENIKEPGFDDFLPLLTELVTNRERPVRLLGLGVRFRNDDAPVTQLRLFD, encoded by the coding sequence ATGCCTCAACGCAAGATCATTCACGTGGATTGTGACTGCTTTTATGCAGCAGTCGAGATGCGTGATGACCCAACATTGCGGGAGGTTCCGCTGGCGGTAGGCGGTGAGGGTAGCCGTGGCGTGGTGACGACCTGCAATTATAAGGCCCGGGCTTTTGGTGTGCGCTCGGCTATGCCGGGCAGTGAAGCCCGCCGGCTATGCCCCGGCTTGGTTACGGTGCCGCCGGACATGGCTCGCTACCGCGTGGCCTCGCAAAAGGTGATGGGCATCCTCAGGGAGCTAACCGATCTGGTTGAGCCTTTGTCGCTAGATGAAGCCTTTCTGGATGTATCCGATATTACTGACCACAAGGGCAGTGCCACGCTGATGGCCCGCTACCTGCGAGAGCGGGTAGAAAAGGAGGTGGGTATCACCATTTCTGCGGGAGTCGCCCCCAATAAATTTCTTGCCAAGATTGCCAGCGACTGGCGAAAGCCCGACGGGTTGTTTGTAGTAAAACCTGACGAGGTAGACGACTTTGTCCGCGAGCTTAAGGTAGAAAAGCTGTTTGGGGTAGGGCAGGTGACGGCCGGAAAGCTGCATGCCCTTGGGGTTCAAACATGCGGAGACCTGCAGGCGCTTGGCGTTGAAGTGTTGATTGAACGTTTCGGTAAACAGGGCTACCGGCTGCACGAAATGGCCCATGGCCGGGACGAGCGCTCGGTGGTGGTTTCGCGGATCGCCAAGTCCCTCAGTTTAGAGCGCACCTTCTCCCAGGATTTACCGGATATGGCAGCGTGTGAAACGGTATTGGTATCGCTGGCGGCCGATCTCAATTTACGGCTTACCCGCAAGGCGCGGGAGAAACCCATCCACAAACTGTTTATCAAAATACGTTATAGCGATTTTTCTACCCATACCTTAGAGCGCGTGCGGGAAAATATAAAAGAGCCGGGGTTTGATGATTTCCTGCCACTGCTCACAGAACTGGTGACCAATCGCGAGCGGCCTGTTCGCCTGCTGGGCCTGGGTGTGCGTTTTCGTAACGATGATGCTCCTGTTACCCAGCTGCGATTGTTCGACTGA
- the minD gene encoding septum site-determining protein MinD — protein MARIIVVTSGKGGVGKTTTSASISTGLAKRGHKTVVVDFDVGLRNLDLIMNCERRVVYDFVNVIQGEATLNQALIRDKRVDTLYILPASQTREKEALTKEGVEKVINELSERFDYVICDSPAGIEHGAQMALYYADEAIVVTNPEVSSVRDSDRILGILQSKSRRAEMGQDPVKEHLLLTRYNPERVERGEMLSVADVEEILAVPLLGIIPESQVVLNASNQGLPVILEEESDAGQAYDDAVARLLGEEREHRFMTTQRKSFFSRMFKGG, from the coding sequence TTGGCTAGAATTATTGTCGTTACCTCAGGAAAGGGCGGCGTTGGCAAAACCACCACCAGCGCCTCCATCAGCACCGGCCTTGCCAAACGCGGCCACAAAACCGTGGTGGTAGACTTCGACGTGGGCCTGCGCAACCTAGACCTAATCATGAACTGCGAGCGCCGTGTGGTGTATGACTTTGTAAACGTCATACAAGGCGAAGCAACGCTGAACCAAGCTTTGATCCGCGATAAGCGCGTTGATACGCTTTATATCCTCCCTGCTTCCCAAACGCGGGAAAAGGAAGCCCTCACCAAAGAAGGCGTAGAGAAAGTTATCAACGAGCTGTCTGAACGCTTCGACTACGTTATCTGCGACTCCCCTGCCGGTATCGAGCACGGGGCGCAGATGGCGCTGTACTATGCAGATGAGGCCATTGTGGTGACCAATCCCGAGGTTTCATCAGTGCGGGATTCCGATCGGATTCTTGGCATTTTGCAAAGCAAATCCCGCCGGGCGGAGATGGGTCAGGATCCAGTCAAAGAGCACCTGCTGCTGACTCGATACAACCCTGAGCGGGTTGAGCGGGGCGAAATGCTTTCGGTAGCAGATGTCGAAGAAATTCTTGCGGTTCCTCTGCTGGGCATTATTCCGGAAAGCCAGGTTGTTCTCAACGCGTCGAATCAGGGTTTGCCTGTTATTCTCGAAGAAGAGAGTGATGCTGGCCAAGCTTACGATGACGCAGTTGCACGCCTTTTGGGCGAGGAGCGGGAACACCGCTTCATGACGACGCAGCGAAAGAGCTTTTTCTCACGGATGTTTAAGGGAGGCTGA
- a CDS encoding PhoH family protein → MYVLDTNVLIHDPNAFLNFEEHDVIIPMTVLEELDGLKSGKQSVAADCRQAIRTIDRLLGDASPKDIEKGVPIVRAKMAKPLGTLSILMSAEHTGNHSLPEHLNDNKIINSLAALQERHTFRDIILVSKDINMRLKARGFGVQAQDYHNDQLLDDIDLLPRGYRKFPNSFWDTIAKVETVQREGVTEHTLKREGELAKLNINEFVLDEQGFIGKAVNITGTQIVIRDLHQHDLMNEEVWGLVPRDIYQAMALNLLLDPDIHLVNLTGSAGSGKTILALAACIEMTVASKLYKRIIATRSTQGLDEDIGFLPGTEAEKMAPWLGAIVDNLEALHEDDENMTASVDYILSKVPLHFKSMNYIRGRSFQHSLIIIDESQNLTPHQIKTIITRAGNGSKVICLGNLAQIDTPYLSALSSGLTYMTERFKTFSHGGHIHLQGVPRSILAEFAEANL, encoded by the coding sequence ATGTACGTCCTCGACACCAATGTCCTGATTCACGATCCGAACGCCTTCCTCAACTTTGAAGAACACGATGTCATCATCCCAATGACAGTCCTTGAAGAGCTCGACGGCCTTAAATCCGGCAAGCAAAGCGTCGCGGCCGATTGTCGCCAGGCTATTCGCACCATCGACAGGCTGCTTGGCGATGCCAGCCCAAAGGACATAGAAAAAGGCGTGCCCATCGTACGAGCCAAGATGGCGAAACCTCTGGGCACCCTCTCTATTCTGATGAGCGCTGAGCACACGGGTAATCATTCACTGCCCGAGCACTTGAACGACAACAAAATCATCAACTCGCTGGCGGCACTTCAGGAACGGCACACATTCCGAGATATCATTCTGGTCAGCAAAGACATCAACATGCGGCTGAAAGCCCGTGGCTTTGGTGTTCAAGCCCAGGACTATCACAACGATCAGTTGCTGGACGACATCGATTTGCTGCCCAGGGGCTATCGCAAGTTCCCGAACTCGTTCTGGGACACCATCGCCAAAGTGGAAACCGTGCAGCGCGAAGGTGTAACCGAGCACACTCTCAAGCGCGAAGGTGAACTGGCCAAACTCAATATCAACGAATTTGTTCTTGATGAGCAGGGGTTTATAGGCAAAGCCGTCAACATCACCGGCACTCAGATTGTTATCCGGGATTTGCATCAGCACGATCTGATGAACGAAGAAGTGTGGGGCCTGGTGCCGAGGGACATCTATCAGGCCATGGCCCTGAACCTTCTGCTTGATCCGGACATACACTTGGTTAACCTCACCGGGTCGGCGGGCTCTGGCAAAACCATTCTGGCGCTGGCTGCCTGCATCGAGATGACCGTTGCCAGTAAGCTCTACAAACGGATTATTGCAACGCGCTCAACCCAAGGGCTGGATGAGGACATCGGTTTCCTGCCCGGCACCGAGGCGGAAAAAATGGCGCCCTGGCTGGGTGCCATCGTAGATAACCTAGAAGCACTGCACGAAGACGACGAAAACATGACCGCCAGTGTGGACTACATTCTCAGCAAGGTGCCCCTGCACTTCAAATCCATGAACTACATTCGTGGCCGCAGCTTCCAGCACAGCCTGATCATTATTGATGAATCCCAGAACCTAACACCGCACCAGATCAAAACCATCATTACCCGTGCGGGCAATGGCTCCAAAGTAATTTGCCTGGGCAACCTGGCGCAGATCGACACGCCCTACCTGAGCGCTCTGAGCTCCGGCTTGACCTATATGACCGAGCGTTTCAAAACCTTCAGCCACGGCGGACACATTCACCTGCAAGGTGTGCCGCGATCAATACTGGCGGAGTTTGCGGAAGCCAACCTTTGA
- the minC gene encoding septum site-determining protein MinC, with protein sequence MSDTATSGVQQVFRLKSASVSMTALELYYFDSDEFEETLRGKINQAPGFFRDIPLVISLEKYEGLDSELDFFKIIGACRRNNIHVIGVRGGNDDQQRLARGASLALVPGGSQRDRDHEAPPTAENAESPVAPAPQAAPEATPAKIITQPVRSGQQVHAPEGDLIILAPVQAGAEVLAAGNIHVYGPLRGRALAGIHGVESARIFCQSLEAELVSIAGHYKISEDIQDNGWKTAVQIQLRDDLLVLTPLDKA encoded by the coding sequence ATGAGCGACACCGCCACCTCCGGAGTACAACAAGTGTTCCGGCTGAAAAGTGCCAGCGTATCCATGACCGCGCTGGAGCTCTACTATTTCGACAGCGACGAATTTGAAGAAACGTTGCGAGGCAAGATAAACCAGGCACCTGGTTTTTTTCGGGACATCCCTCTCGTTATCAGCCTAGAAAAGTACGAAGGTCTCGACAGTGAGCTGGATTTCTTCAAAATCATCGGCGCTTGCCGGCGCAATAATATTCACGTAATAGGCGTTCGCGGCGGCAACGACGACCAGCAACGTCTTGCTCGGGGGGCCTCTCTGGCCTTAGTGCCGGGAGGCAGCCAGCGAGACCGGGATCACGAAGCCCCACCCACAGCCGAGAATGCAGAATCGCCTGTTGCGCCGGCGCCTCAGGCAGCACCGGAGGCGACCCCGGCCAAGATCATCACCCAACCAGTAAGATCGGGCCAGCAAGTCCACGCGCCAGAGGGTGATCTCATTATTTTGGCGCCGGTTCAGGCGGGGGCGGAAGTGCTGGCAGCGGGCAATATTCACGTTTATGGCCCGCTGCGAGGTCGAGCCCTGGCAGGTATTCATGGTGTCGAATCCGCGAGAATTTTCTGCCAATCCCTTGAGGCAGAGCTTGTGTCCATCGCTGGACACTATAAAATCTCCGAAGATATCCAGGACAACGGCTGGAAAACCGCTGTACAGATTCAGCTCAGGGACGACCTACTAGTGTTAACACCACTGGACAAGGCCTGA
- a CDS encoding NADP(H)-dependent aldo-keto reductase, translating into MQTRKLGKTDIDVSLICLGTMTWGEQNTEQEAFEQLDYATSEGVNFIDAAEMYPVPPRAETQGLTETYLGNWLAKRGRRDDLVITSKVAGPGNGLGYLRNGPRLTRDHIIEACDTSLKRLQTDYIDLYQVHWPDRNTNFFGKLGYEHDPKEQSTPIEETLEALNELVEAGKIRHIGLSNETPWGTMEYLRLAREKGWPRVASIQNPYNLLNRSFELGMAEIAHREQAGLLAYSPLAFGMLSGKYMGGKWPKKARLTLYERFSRYTNGSGLDATRAYVELAQQNDLSPVQMALAYVNTRSFVTSNIIGATTMEQLRENIGSLSVNLSPDVLETIETIHQEFTYPCP; encoded by the coding sequence ATGCAAACGCGAAAACTTGGGAAGACCGATATTGATGTCAGCCTGATCTGCCTGGGAACCATGACCTGGGGGGAGCAGAATACCGAGCAGGAAGCTTTTGAACAGCTGGATTACGCCACCTCTGAAGGTGTGAACTTTATTGATGCTGCTGAGATGTACCCGGTACCGCCACGGGCAGAGACTCAAGGGCTGACCGAGACCTATTTGGGCAACTGGCTGGCAAAGCGCGGGCGCCGTGACGACCTGGTAATTACCTCGAAAGTCGCTGGGCCGGGTAACGGGTTGGGTTATTTGCGCAACGGCCCGCGCCTTACCCGTGACCACATTATTGAAGCCTGTGATACCAGCCTGAAGCGCCTGCAAACCGATTACATAGACCTGTACCAAGTGCACTGGCCGGATCGCAATACCAATTTTTTCGGTAAGCTCGGTTATGAGCATGATCCCAAAGAGCAATCTACGCCCATCGAGGAAACGCTAGAAGCGCTCAATGAGCTAGTTGAAGCAGGGAAAATCCGGCATATCGGGCTCTCCAATGAGACACCCTGGGGCACCATGGAATATCTGCGCCTAGCGCGGGAAAAAGGCTGGCCGCGGGTCGCCAGTATTCAGAACCCCTACAACCTACTTAACCGGTCATTCGAATTGGGCATGGCAGAGATTGCACACCGGGAGCAGGCGGGCTTACTAGCTTATTCGCCGCTCGCTTTCGGTATGCTGTCTGGTAAATACATGGGTGGCAAATGGCCTAAAAAGGCTCGCCTGACCTTGTATGAGCGGTTCAGTCGCTATACCAATGGAAGCGGATTGGATGCGACACGCGCATACGTGGAGCTTGCCCAGCAGAACGATTTGTCTCCGGTTCAGATGGCCTTGGCTTATGTGAACACCCGAAGCTTTGTAACCAGTAATATCATTGGTGCCACCACCATGGAGCAGCTTCGAGAGAATATAGGCTCGCTTAGCGTGAATCTCAGCCCTGATGTGCTGGAAACCATCGAGACGATTCACCAGGAATTTACCTATCCCTGCCCTTAG
- a CDS encoding HPP family protein, producing MTVRAYEIMTPSIKAVPQSWTMDCLARFLTDNEITGSPVTDESGEIIGIATLKDITEFRWNASRSNTAHKLTAEDQREARRLRMVLFEEMSKVPVEVRDIMTPIVLSVDETTPVRDIANIMMSEHLHRIFITRDSKITGIVTTYDMLKVISDEELTERCARND from the coding sequence ATGACCGTGCGCGCTTACGAGATAATGACGCCTAGCATTAAGGCCGTACCCCAATCTTGGACAATGGATTGCCTGGCTAGGTTTCTGACCGACAACGAAATCACCGGCAGCCCTGTTACAGACGAATCTGGCGAAATTATCGGCATTGCCACTCTCAAAGACATTACAGAATTTCGCTGGAACGCTAGCCGGTCCAACACGGCGCACAAACTCACGGCTGAAGATCAGCGCGAAGCCCGACGTTTGCGCATGGTGCTGTTTGAGGAAATGAGCAAAGTACCGGTAGAAGTTCGGGACATCATGACGCCGATTGTATTATCGGTTGACGAGACTACTCCGGTGCGCGACATTGCCAATATCATGATGAGCGAGCACCTTCACCGGATTTTCATCACTCGGGATTCAAAGATTACCGGTATTGTGACCACATACGACATGCTAAAAGTCATTTCGGATGAGGAGCTTACGGAACGCTGCGCCCGTAATGACTGA
- a CDS encoding HopJ type III effector protein, producing MNVNEAVRIHLASLDGGHADFDDTLALIERYFDYNPASFHNGPLFNAAGENAGSCRVFGLGRHCSLNEADTLKLFAQHYQQVLNDPAGESHSNIRQFISSGWSGIHFEDTPLRQRRTPSEPDTREETHS from the coding sequence ATGAACGTAAACGAAGCCGTACGCATCCACTTAGCGTCACTGGATGGCGGACATGCAGATTTTGATGACACCTTGGCGCTGATCGAGCGATACTTCGACTACAACCCTGCCAGCTTTCACAACGGCCCGCTATTCAACGCTGCCGGTGAAAATGCCGGCTCATGCCGGGTATTTGGCCTAGGCCGCCACTGCAGCCTGAACGAAGCAGACACGTTGAAACTGTTTGCTCAACATTACCAGCAGGTGCTGAACGATCCCGCCGGGGAAAGCCACAGTAATATTCGCCAGTTCATCAGTTCCGGCTGGTCAGGTATACATTTTGAAGATACGCCGCTGCGCCAACGCCGCACCCCATCCGAGCCAGACACCAGGGAAGAGACCCATTCATGA
- a CDS encoding START domain-containing protein encodes MRKPEAHSIKGWASVISGVICALLVSAMAAATARAALPAEDSEAWSLSKEAGAIRIYTMDQDNSSFQVFKAETVLDAPIEAIMAVLVDPTSCMEWVLNCSESYGVGKGNFNDRYAYSVNDMPWPVTDRDYVLHIRTQGNKASGEVVMEMSATPGKRAENSNRVRVDRSDTLYRLIPENGKTRMIWLQHTDPNGALPGWLVNTLLVDIPVSSIEELERVARLARYQGFRLIYDQNGQLMDVRIPTDT; translated from the coding sequence ATGAGAAAGCCCGAAGCCCATAGCATTAAAGGCTGGGCCTCAGTCATCAGCGGCGTCATTTGCGCCTTGCTGGTTTCTGCTATGGCGGCTGCCACTGCTCGCGCGGCGTTGCCTGCTGAAGACAGTGAGGCATGGAGCCTGAGCAAGGAAGCCGGCGCGATCCGCATTTACACCATGGATCAGGACAACTCCAGCTTTCAGGTGTTCAAAGCCGAGACCGTACTTGATGCCCCCATTGAAGCCATTATGGCGGTTCTGGTGGACCCAACATCCTGTATGGAGTGGGTGCTTAATTGCTCTGAATCCTACGGTGTGGGTAAAGGCAACTTTAATGACCGTTACGCCTATTCTGTAAACGACATGCCCTGGCCGGTAACAGATCGCGATTACGTGCTGCACATTCGCACACAAGGCAATAAGGCTTCCGGCGAAGTCGTCATGGAAATGAGCGCCACACCGGGCAAGCGAGCAGAGAACAGCAACCGCGTAAGGGTTGATCGCTCAGACACCTTGTACCGCCTCATCCCCGAGAACGGCAAAACCCGAATGATATGGCTGCAACACACAGACCCCAACGGCGCCCTGCCCGGCTGGCTGGTTAACACACTTTTGGTTGATATACCGGTAAGCTCCATAGAGGAGCTGGAACGAGTCGCTCGCTTGGCGCGTTATCAAGGCTTCCGCTTGATATACGACCAGAACGGCCAACTGATGGATGTCAGAATACCGACCGACACCTAA
- the minE gene encoding cell division topological specificity factor MinE, whose protein sequence is MSFLDYFKSKKPGSSANVAKERLQIIVAHERGQRDQPDYLPQLQQELLAVIRKYVQISDDMVQVEVDRNGSCSVLELNVTLPER, encoded by the coding sequence ATGAGTTTCCTCGATTATTTCAAAAGCAAAAAACCAGGTTCCTCCGCCAACGTGGCGAAAGAACGTCTGCAAATTATCGTGGCCCATGAGCGCGGCCAGCGTGACCAACCAGATTACCTGCCGCAATTGCAGCAGGAACTACTGGCGGTAATCCGCAAATACGTGCAAATCAGTGACGATATGGTTCAGGTAGAGGTAGATCGCAACGGCAGCTGCTCCGTTCTGGAGCTGAACGTCACCCTGCCCGAGCGCTGA
- a CDS encoding DUF1244 domain-containing protein, with the protein MSNPIPDSERTEIEAAAFRRLVKHLGDNPDVQNIDLMNLAGFCRNCLSKWYRAEASERGHEISDPAAREEIYGMPYDQWKAIHQAGPKQDHK; encoded by the coding sequence ATGTCGAACCCCATTCCAGATTCTGAGCGCACTGAGATCGAAGCCGCAGCTTTTCGCCGCCTGGTTAAGCATTTGGGAGACAACCCCGACGTTCAGAACATTGACCTGATGAATTTGGCCGGGTTCTGCCGTAACTGCCTTTCCAAATGGTATCGGGCGGAAGCCAGCGAGCGGGGCCACGAAATCTCCGATCCGGCCGCCCGGGAAGAGATTTACGGCATGCCGTACGACCAGTGGAAAGCAATACACCAGGCAGGTCCGAAACAGGATCACAAGTAA